The segment CCCTCCGCCCTCCGCCCTCCGCCCTCCGCCCTCCGCCCTCCGCCCTCCGCCCTCCGCCCTCCGCCCTCCGCCCTCCGACCTCCGCCCTCCGACCTCCGACCTCCGACCTCCGACCTCCGACCTCCGCCATCGACCTCCGCCATCGACCTCCGCCATCGACCTCCGCCATCGACACGCTGGGGCCCCGGGCTCATGGTCGCGGGCATGCAGACCTCCGACCTCACCCTGCTCGGCCACTCCGAGAACCGCCTGCCGGCCAGCCCGGACGAGGCGAAGCTGGAGACCTTCCCGAATTGCCGGCCGGGCCGGAAATTCTGGATCACGCTGGATTGCCCGGAGTTCTCCTCGCTCTGCCCCGTGACCGGCCAGCCGGATACCGCGCACATCGTGATCCGCTACGTGCCGGGCGAGCGCTGCGTGGAGACGAAGTCACTGAAATTCTACATGGCGTCCTTCCGAAACCTCCCGTCCTTCAACGAGGAGATCGTGAACCGCATCCTCGACGACCTCGTGACGGCGATGGAGCCGGTGGAGATCACCGTGAACGGGAAATTCGGTTCCCGCGGCGGCATCCAGCTCACCTGCGAAGCCAGCCACCCCGCGTCATGAAAACGGTCGTGCTCCTGAGCGGCGGGATGGATTCCGTCACGGCATTCCACCAGGTGCGGCAAGAGCACGAGGTGGTCGCGGCGCTGTCATTCGACTACGGGTCGAAGCACAACGCGTGCGAGATCCCCTTCGCGAAGCTGCATGCGGAGCGGGCGGGCATCCCGCACCGGACCATCGATCTCACCTTCATGAATGACTGCTTCGCCTCCGACCTGCTGAAGAGCGGCGGCGAGATCCCCGACGGCCACTACGCCGAGGAAAACATGAAGCGCACGGTGGTGCCCTTTCGCAATGGCATCATGCTCGCGGTGGCGTGCGGATTTGCGGAGAGCGTGGAGGCGGACGCGCTGGCCATCGCCGCGCACTCGGGCGACCACGCGATCTACCCGGACTGCCGCGAGCCCTTCATGCAGGGCATGGCGGCGGCGATGGCGGAGGGGACGTATGCGCGCATCGAGCTGCTGCGGCCCTTCATCGCGATGGACAAGGCGGGCATCGCGAAGCGAGGGGCGGAGCTGGGCATCGACTTCGCGGAGACGTGGTCCTGCTACAAGGGCGGCGAGCTCCATTGCGGCACCTGCGGCACCTGCGTGGAGCGTCGCGAGGCCTTCCTGCTCGCGGGCATCGCGGATCCCACGGCCTACCTCGCCACGCCGGAGATCCCGGCTGCTCCTTGAAAAAGGGCGCTTTGAGTCCACCGCGAAAGAACGCGAAACCCCGCGAAATCTGAAAGGCAGGAAGAGATCCCGGCTCTAACAGATTTCGCGATTTTCGCGTGGTTTCGCGGTTGGCTGTTTCTTCACGAAGCTTCCTTGAAAGGCCGCAATTCAGACCGTCTCCTCGGCCGTGGATCGCTTCAGGAAAACGAAGCCTTCTTCATCGACGACGAAGCCTTCCGGCAATGGCAGGCCGTCCGGGATGGCGGGGCCTCGCAGCGTGTCGCCATCGAGGTGGAAGCCGGGGAGCAGGATGCCGCGTGATCCCGGCTTGCTGCCCTTTTGTTCCTTGCTGCCGGGGTAGGCCTTCGGCGGATCGGGCATGGACATCGCGACGATGACGCCGCCGATGGCGAGGCACGGGCAGTGTTGCCATGCGGAGTGCGCGAGGGGTTCGTCGGCGCGGTCGCTGAAGTCGAAGAACACGCCGCCGCTGAGGATTTGCGATGCCTCGATCTTTTCCCGCAGCGAATCCCCGCCGAGCCAATGACTCTCCGAACTCGGGTCCGGGTAGAAGGCGACGCGGCGGATCGCGCCGAATTTCTCCTCGAAGATCGAGAGCGCGGGGAGCGAGGCGGGCAGGGGATCGCCCTCGATCACGCCATAGTCGGCCCCGCGCTGGAGCGCATTCACGTGGGCGAGTTGCAGGGCATTCGCGTGGGCGGGGGATTCTCCGTCGGCGCGACTGGCCAGCGCCATGGCCGAGGCCTCCTGCATGCCATGGCGGATCGCATCCACGTCCGCGGTCGCCGGGTCCAGCGCAGGCGCGAAGGCGACGCTGATGTCGCGACGCAGGCGGCGGGGAAATTTCGTGAAGAAGCGATTGCCCTCGAAGGAAAAGATCGAGCCCCAGGCACCGTCCGTCCACGTCGGGACCAGCGGGCAATTCGCCTGGCGGGCGATGATCTCGAAGCCGCGCTTCAGCTCCTGCAGCGTGCCGGTGCGGGTGAGCTGGCCTTCCGGAAAGATACACACCACGTGCCCGGCCTTCAGGGCATCGGCGGAGGCCCGCAGCGCCTCGCGCGGCTTCGCGGAAGAGATCGGCACGGTGTCAAAGAGCTGGCTGAAGATCCGCACGGCGGTATTCCCCGTGAAGCCCGCCTCCATCACGAAGCGCACCGGACGCGGGCAGGCGGCGGTGAGGAAAAACGCGTCCGCCCACGTGATGTGGTTTGGCAGCAGCAGCACGCCGCCCTTTTCCGGGAAGGTGCCGGTACTACGGATGCGGTAGATCGTGCGGATGATCGCGAGACCCACCACCCGCACCAGCTCCGCGGGGATGAGCCGCACGATGAAGATGGTGATGGCCCCGCAGGCGACGGCGGCGAGCAGGAGCTGAATGTGCAGGCCCAGCCACCACGGATCGCCGAGCCACTGCCGGGCGAAGGAGAAGCCGAGCATGATTGTGACTACGATCGCGCCGGCGAGGCAGTCCTGGAGATTTGCCGCGGCGAGGATTTCCCCGCGCCGGCCCGCCGGGCAGCGGTCCTGCAGGTAGGCATTCAGCGGCGTGAGGAAGATCGCGGCGAAAAACGCCGTGACCGCCAGCATGATGAGGAAGGCATCGCCGGAGAATGGGACGAGGGCGAGCACCAGGGACGAAATCGTCATCGCGATGCCTGCCAGCGGCACCCAGCCGAGCTCGATCCTCCGCTTCAGCAGCAGCGATGCGAAGCCGAAGCCGCCCGCCATGCCGAGCGATGCGGCGGCCATGAATTTCGACGAGACGCGGCCGAATTCCACGCCGCCGCCGGTGAGCTCCTTTGCCACGCCAATGGACCACAGGTTGATGAATCCGGCGAAGGCCCAGAAGAAGGCGACGCCCCACGAGGTGCGGCGGATCACCGGGTCGCGCCAGAGATCGCCGAGCTGGTGGACGTGCCGGATGGCGAGGGACGGGGTGAGCGGCTCGGCGATGCCGCGGGGCGTGCGCGAGATGCCGAGCGACAGCAGGATCGCGGGCACGCTCAAGGCGGTGATCACCAGCAGCGGGCCGAGCGCGGACTGCCAGCCATCGCCGCTGGCTTCGAGGCGATTGCTAAAAATTATTCCCGCGGCGATCTGGCCGGTGAGGATGGCCAGCATGGCGGTCATCTGCTGGATGCCGCTGGCAAACCCGAGATTCCGCGAGCCGACGAGTTCCTTGATGATGCCGATCTTCGCCGGACTGATGAAGGCGGACTGGGTGGCGAGCGCGAAGAAGCCGACCATGGCCAGTGGCAGATTCTTCATAAGGATGGCCGCGCACAGCCCGGCCAGGATGAGCGCCTGCGCCACCGCGGAGCCGATCATCACCGTGCGCTTCGGGAAGCGGTCGCTCAGCCACCCGGCGAGGGGCGCGAAGAGGATGTAAGGCAGCGTGATCATGAGCCCGGCGATCTGGTCCACCACCGAGGCCTTGCCCGCGAGCCAGCCGCCGAGGGGGATCAGCAGGAACTGCGCGGCCTTGTCGTTGAAGGCGTTCTGCGTCTGCTGGACCATGGCGCACCAGTATCCCGCCCATTCCCGCCGCGTCGGCTCCTTCTCCACTTCCGGCGCATCGTCCATTCGCGCTGGACGCTAGGGAGTTCCGACGCGGTCGTGAAGCGTGGATATTTCGCCACGAAGGAGGGGTCGCGAGGGACGGGATTCGTGAAATCGTGCAAGACGGGGACTGCGTAGGTTTCCGAGTCGGTCCCGGCGAGAATGAGGTTGAAGGGCGAGGGGGAAAGCGGATCGTTCCGGGATGGTGAAAGCCCGCCGAATCCTTGGAAAAGGTAGTGCTTTCCCCATTTCCGGAAGCCCGTCCGCAAGACCTGAAAAGTTCGCCAGCCCGGTACCGGGAGATGGTCGCGGGAAGCCTTCGGGACTTTGCCGATTCCCAAGAAATCACCCGCAGTCTGGCGATTTCATACACCGTCAAAACCGAAGGATACAAGCCGTCACGGGAAACGGTGGTACTTTCGCAAAACTCTCATGGGAACACGTCGCTGACGCGGACCCCGTCGAATCTGTGATCGAGTCGTAGTCCACAGGGTGGATTCGGGAAAACCCCGCTGACAAAAAAACGGGTTTGATGTATTCTCAAAGTAAGTACAGATTTCAAATTGTGAAACCCAACGTAACCCAACGTCGTCTTTTGCGCCCAAGAGACCGGGGCTTTGCCCTTGTAATTTCGCTGTCCCTGATGGTGCTGCTCACCGTGCTTGCGGTCGGCCTGCTGGGACTGTCGTCGATCTCCTTGCGCGCGAGCGGCAATGGTCAGGCTCGGTCCGTCGCGCAGTCGAACGCGCGCATGGCGCTGATGCTGGCCATCGGCGAGCTGCAGACGTCGATGGGTCCCGATCAGGCAGTTTCCGCCCGTGCGTCATCGATCGACCGCGGTGCCACGGAGCCGAATCTGGTGGGTGCGTGGCATAGCTGGCGCTGGTCGCCGGGGCCGACCTCTCCGGACTACTCGAAGAAGACGGATCAATTCCGCGGCTGGCTCGTTTCCACCGCCGATACGAAGGACGCGCTGGATGCCTCGCTTCCGGGTTCACAACTCGCCGAGCCGGTGTGGCTGGTGAATCCCGATACCGTCGGCCAGCCTCAGGGCACCGGCGTGACCGGTCCTGCGCTGCGTGCGTCGAAGGTGCCGGTGAAGACTTCGGACAGCGAGCTCGGCACCTTTGCCTGGGCCGTGATGGACGAGAGCCAGAAGGCACCCATCCAGCTCCCGACCACCGAGCCGAAGGATGATGCCGAGCGCATCGCCCGCCGCGTCGCGCCGATCCACGCCCGACCGCAGGAGATCGTGGCGACGCTCGATCCCGTCACGCTCGGGAATCCGGAGAAGATCGTCTCGCTCGACAGCGTGGTGGTCGCCGCGGGCAAGGACAAGAGCCGCGACGTGCTGAGCTACCAGGCCGACTGGACTCCCTACTCGGTGGGCCTGCTGACAAACACGGTGGAAGGCGGCCTGAAGACCGACCTCACGACCATCTTCGAATCCTCGACCGTGTCGCCGAACGTGAACGACCAAGCAACCGTCTACAACCGGGCCGAGGATGGCGCGCCTCTGTGGTCGTATCTCCGCAGCCACTATCAACTGAACCGCCGCGTCACCACCAGTGCTGCCGGCACGCCGAAGGTTGCGCTGAATTCCACCGACCTCGCGAACGTCCCCGCCGGTCTTCGCCCCGGCCCCACGAACAGCACGGAGCGCCTGCTGCCGGTCATCGCCAAGCTGCAGATCATGTTCTCCATGGTCTCGCACTACAACCACATCTCGGACCGCGTCGCCTTCTACAATGCCAACGGTGGCAACGACAAGTTCGGTGCGCCCCACCTTGCCTACGATCCGGTCATCACGCTCTACAATCCGTATGACGTGGCGCTGGACCTGACGAAGCTGCGCGTCCGCATCTGGGACCCGCCGGTCGTCTTCGGCATGAAGAAGAACGGAGCCTGGCTGCGCGACGACTATGCGTCCGGGAATTTCCATGGACTCGGCCGTCTGCAGATCGCGAATCAGTTCAACCCGAATGCCCGCCGCTACTTCTCCTTCTTGCTGACCGAGCTGCGCCCGAACAAGATGCCCGGCAACCGCATCGTGCTGCAACCGGGCGAGGTGAAGGTCTTCTCCCCATGGGTCGAGCAGGACTGGACCTGGGGCAAGGAGACCGCCGACCAGTGGAAGCCACGCAGCTTCTTCGACTGGGAAGCATCGAGCAACTTCGGCAACCGTGATCCGCGCACCGGAAACAGCTACGGCATCGAGACCGTCCCAGGCTGGAATCCGTACGCAGGCCTTCAGGTGGACCACCTGAGCTATTCTGAAAACCGCCGCCCGCTCAACACGCTCTATGATTTCGAAAATCCCGCCCGCAGGGGTGACGGTTGGCTGGCCATCAGGCTCACCGACACCTTCGGCGTCGAAGCTCGTCCCGGCCGCACCGTGACGAATGTGAGCCAGCCGGACTTCGTGGTGGATCTTCTCGCCGGCCAGAAGCTGGACACGGCGAATCTCGAGAACACCTCGATCGACATGCTGCGGACCTACCGCTTCAGGCTTGGCAACGTGGCGAACGAGATCAGCTCGAACCCCGCGAACCCGACCATCCGGCGAAACTACCGGGTCGGCCAAATCCTGCAGGCACCGAGCGACAAGGAGGGTGGCAAGGCTCCCTTTGCCCTCCTGTCGATGACGGCGAAGACCACGAAGACCAGTCTCGATTATGCGATGCCATGGTTGCACAACCATCCGGTGGTCGAGGGTGCCGAGCAGACTTCGACCCGGGTTGGCAATGCGCTGGACTCCTACGACCTTCGTTTTGAGGAGGTGTCGGACTTCGCCGTCATCGATATCGATAAAGATACGGGCCGCGGCTACTATGGCGCGGCACCGAACTTCCAGAATGGTGTGACCAACGTCCCGATGTTCCGCGTGCCGCTGCTGCCGGCCGCCAGCCTTGGCGATCTGGTCCCCGCGAACCTGGTCTCCAGCTCGCACCTGCCGCGCGTGACCCATGCCCTTGGCAACTCTCGTGCCCATCCGCTGATCCCGAGCAACAACGTGACCCGCCAGTCGCCGACGGATACCAACGGCATCACGATCCGCGCGCAGTACAACATGCTGGATCACTCCTACCTGCTCAATGACGCGCTGTGGGACAGCACCTACTTCTCCACGGTGGCGAACTTCAGCAGCAACAACCTGCTCTCGGGCGTGAGCCGCCAGAGCCTGCTGGAGGAATTCCTGGATGGTCAGCGCAGGCTGCTCAACCCGCGCCTGATCCCCGTGCTGACCGGCGACGGTTCCGCGAAGGAGAAGTCCGAGCAACTGAACGGCCTGGGCGAGGAAGAGTTCTCCAAGCGCATCGCCAGCGTGCTCGCGGTGCAGGGTCCCTTCAACGTGAACTCCGACTCGGTCGGTGCCTGGAAGGCGATGCTCTCCTCGATGCGCGATGCGGAGCTGAAGGGCTGGTCGCTTTCGAACATGTCGCCGCAGGACAAGACGGCCTTCCCTCGCTTCGGCCTGCCGATCGCCGGGGATCCTGAGGGCACGCAGTCCGGCGGCCTCGGTGTCGTGGGCTCGGCGGTCCGCTGGGCGGGCTTCCGTGCGCTGGATGACCAGCAGATCGACACGCTTGCCAAGAACATCGTGGAGGAGATCCGCACCCGCGGCATGCAGGACAAGGCTCCGTCGCTTTCCGTCGGTGAGTTCGTCAATCGCCGCCTCGGCACGTCCGGCGGGCTGCACGTGCTGGCCGGCTTGCTCCAGACGGCGATCGACAAGTCGAAGGTGAACGACAAGTTCCACGACGAGGACTCTCGTGATCTGTCCACCATCTCTCTTCCGAACCCCGCGGTGCTGACGAACATCGCCAATGCGGCGGCCCGCCAGGGCAAGTCCGCGGAGGGCGCGCCGTCCATCCTCACCCAAGGTGACCTGCTCATGGCGCTGGCCCCGGTCATCACCGTGCGTGGAGATACCTTCCGCATCCGCACCTACGGCGAGTCGAAGGCAAAGGACGGCACGGTGGAGGCGAAGGCCTGGTGCGAGGCGATCGTGCAGCGCATGCCGGAATATCTGGACGCATCCGAGCTCCCGGAGGTGAAGACCTTGGACCTGAAGAAGGAGGAGAACCAGCGGTTCGGCCGCCGCTTCGTCGTCACTTCCTTCCGCTGGCTTTCTCCCGAGGAAGTGTGATGCTGCCTGCGAACCCAGTCATGAAAATCCATAGTCTCTGTTTGGCCGTCGTCGCCTGCTCGCTGCCGCTGCATGCCCAGCAGGCGCCGACTCCCGCTCCCGCCCCCGGTGCCGATGGCCAGGGTGCTCAGCAGGATGCCGGTGGCATCAAGATCCGCGCGCTTTCCTTCGGCATCGATATCCCGCCGGAGGAGGTGTATGCCCACGATCCCTCTCAGGAAGGGAAGATCCCGGGGGTGAAGGTGGAGGTGAAAACCTACCTCAACCACGAGTACAATCTCCAGCCGACGAAGGCGGAGAGCCTGATCTTCACGAGCGGCCCGGAATTCGCCACCACCAAGGACAATTCCAAGGTGCTCGCGAGGACGAAGGTGCCCGCAAACGTGAAGAACGGCATCTTCATGTTCCTGCCCGGCAGCGGCAAGGAGGGGGAGACCCCGTTCCGCGTGCTCTTCATCGATGACTCGCAGCGCGGCTTTCCGCCCGGGTCTTTCAAGGTGATGAACCTCAGCCCGCACGCGGTGCGCATCCAGCTCGAGGACAAGAACTTCGACTTCGCCAGCGGCGAGACCAAGGTCATCGACAAACCGCCGATGGGAGAAAACAACACGGCGGGCATGAAGGCGACCTCGACGCACAATGGCAAGCTGCAGCGCATCGCCTCGACCATCTGGCCGAACCCGGGAACGAAGCGTTCGCTTCAGGTTCTGTTCTTGAATCCGAAGTCCGGACAGGTTGAGATACGCGGGATACGCGATGTGGCCGGGGAGGAATTCTGACCGGCTTCACGCGCCGCCTTCCTCCGGGATGGCGGCGTTTTGATTCCCAACCCAAGCAACCCATGAAATCCATGTTCTTCGCCGCGGTGGCCGCGGCGTCGCTCGTGTCCATTGCGCATGGCCAGGAGTATCAGGTCCGTGGTCTCACCCTCGGCCAGGATGTGCCCGGCCCGGAAGTCCACGTGCACCAGGACGGCGGCAAGGCCGATGCCGGTGTGCTCGAAGTGAAATCTTACCTCAATCACGAGGGGACAACGCTCAAGCTGAAGGGGCCGAAGATCGTGCTCACCACTCAGTCCGGTGCGGCCAGCGTGAAGGACCCCGCGCAGGTCATCGGCACCTGCGAGCTGCCTGCGAAGGGCGGCTCGGTGATCCTGCTTTTCATTCCGGAAAAGCCGGACAGCCCCGCGTCGAAGATCGTGGTGCTGGACGATAGCAAGAAGGCCTTTCCGCCCGGCTCGATCAAGGTGGCGAACCTGAGCTCGCTGCCGGTGAAGATCGAACTGGAGAAGAAGCCCTTCGACTTCAAGGCGGGCGAGATCGCGAACATCGAGAATCCGCCCGTGGGAGAGGGGAACTCTTCCGGCTACAAGGCGACGTGCGAGACGGCGACCGGCTGGCAGGCATTTGGCGCAGGCGTGTGGCCGCATCCGGGGCAGAAGCGCGTGCTCCAGGTGGTGACGAACAGCCCGGAGTCGAAGCTCGTCGTCATCCGTGGTTTCCGCGACGTCGCGACTCCGCCGTGAGCGTCATGGAGATCCGCGTGCTCGCCACTCCGAATGCCCGTGCCAGCGAAGTCATCGGCTGGGAAGATGACCCGCGGGCCGGGCGCGTGCTGCGCGTGAAGGTGTCCGCGCCACCCGTGGAGGGAAAGGCGAATGCCGCCCTGCGCGACGTGCTGGCCAGGCACTACGGCGTGCCGAAGTCACAGGTGGTGCTGGCGAAGGGAGATACGTCACGCGTGAAGACCTTCACGCTGCCAGATATGAAAATGACTGATGGATGAAAAATTTCCGCGCGAAAATCCGCTGCCCTATTGCCAGTCGGCAGGCGACTTGCTAGAGGCCGGTTGGATGGCGTGGGCGTTCCGTCAATGGTCGATCAACCGGGTTCTGAAACCCCGGGCCGCAGCCCCGTCACCTGATCGCCGCCAGCCCGCGAAGGTCGATGGCGGCCTCACCGAGTGGTGCCGGGAGAAGGCGGAATTCCTCGATCTCCCGGAGCTCGCGCGCCGGGTGCAGGTGAGCTGGAATGCCCGCATGCAGACGACCGCCGGGCGCGCCTGGTGGCCGGACCGGCTCATCGAGTTGAACCCGAAGCTCAAGGAGCAGGCGCAGGAGGAGATATGGCGGACGCTCCGTCACGAGCTCGCGCACCTGGTGGCCTACGAGCGCGCCGGCCGCCGCCGCATCGAGGCGCATGGCCCCGAGTGGCGTGCCGCCTGTGCGGAGCTGGGCATCCCGGACGAGCAGCCTTTCCACACGCTCCCTTTCAAGCGCAAGCGCATGAAGCGGAACTATGCCTACATCTGCCCGCAGTGCCTCACCACCATCCGGCGGGTGAAGCGCATCAGCCGAGCGGTGGCCTGCTATGCGTGCTGCAGGAAATTCAGCGGCGGCCTGTTCGACCGCCGCTTCGAGTTGCTCGAACAAAAGCTGGAGCGCTGATTGACGGACCCGCTTACCGCCCCTCGGGCTTCATCAGGCGCTGGGCCTCGA is part of the Luteolibacter flavescens genome and harbors:
- a CDS encoding SprT-like domain-containing protein, with the protein product MDEKFPRENPLPYCQSAGDLLEAGWMAWAFRQWSINRVLKPRAAAPSPDRRQPAKVDGGLTEWCREKAEFLDLPELARRVQVSWNARMQTTAGRAWWPDRLIELNPKLKEQAQEEIWRTLRHELAHLVAYERAGRRRIEAHGPEWRAACAELGIPDEQPFHTLPFKRKRMKRNYAYICPQCLTTIRRVKRISRAVACYACCRKFSGGLFDRRFELLEQKLER
- the queF gene encoding preQ(1) synthase encodes the protein MQTSDLTLLGHSENRLPASPDEAKLETFPNCRPGRKFWITLDCPEFSSLCPVTGQPDTAHIVIRYVPGERCVETKSLKFYMASFRNLPSFNEEIVNRILDDLVTAMEPVEITVNGKFGSRGGIQLTCEASHPAS
- a CDS encoding MFS transporter; this translates as MDDAPEVEKEPTRREWAGYWCAMVQQTQNAFNDKAAQFLLIPLGGWLAGKASVVDQIAGLMITLPYILFAPLAGWLSDRFPKRTVMIGSAVAQALILAGLCAAILMKNLPLAMVGFFALATQSAFISPAKIGIIKELVGSRNLGFASGIQQMTAMLAILTGQIAAGIIFSNRLEASGDGWQSALGPLLVITALSVPAILLSLGISRTPRGIAEPLTPSLAIRHVHQLGDLWRDPVIRRTSWGVAFFWAFAGFINLWSIGVAKELTGGGVEFGRVSSKFMAAASLGMAGGFGFASLLLKRRIELGWVPLAGIAMTISSLVLALVPFSGDAFLIMLAVTAFFAAIFLTPLNAYLQDRCPAGRRGEILAAANLQDCLAGAIVVTIMLGFSFARQWLGDPWWLGLHIQLLLAAVACGAITIFIVRLIPAELVRVVGLAIIRTIYRIRSTGTFPEKGGVLLLPNHITWADAFFLTAACPRPVRFVMEAGFTGNTAVRIFSQLFDTVPISSAKPREALRASADALKAGHVVCIFPEGQLTRTGTLQELKRGFEIIARQANCPLVPTWTDGAWGSIFSFEGNRFFTKFPRRLRRDISVAFAPALDPATADVDAIRHGMQEASAMALASRADGESPAHANALQLAHVNALQRGADYGVIEGDPLPASLPALSIFEEKFGAIRRVAFYPDPSSESHWLGGDSLREKIEASQILSGGVFFDFSDRADEPLAHSAWQHCPCLAIGGVIVAMSMPDPPKAYPGSKEQKGSKPGSRGILLPGFHLDGDTLRGPAIPDGLPLPEGFVVDEEGFVFLKRSTAEETV
- a CDS encoding DUF167 domain-containing protein — translated: MEIRVLATPNARASEVIGWEDDPRAGRVLRVKVSAPPVEGKANAALRDVLARHYGVPKSQVVLAKGDTSRVKTFTLPDMKMTDG
- the queC gene encoding 7-cyano-7-deazaguanine synthase QueC codes for the protein MKTVVLLSGGMDSVTAFHQVRQEHEVVAALSFDYGSKHNACEIPFAKLHAERAGIPHRTIDLTFMNDCFASDLLKSGGEIPDGHYAEENMKRTVVPFRNGIMLAVACGFAESVEADALAIAAHSGDHAIYPDCREPFMQGMAAAMAEGTYARIELLRPFIAMDKAGIAKRGAELGIDFAETWSCYKGGELHCGTCGTCVERREAFLLAGIADPTAYLATPEIPAAP